In Candidatus Zixiibacteriota bacterium, the genomic stretch GTCATACGGTCACCTGGGATGCCAGCGACCAGAATGGAAGACCGGTTGCGACCGGTATCTATCTCTACCGACTGGAAGTCGGGGATAAGCATCAGACCAAGAAGATGGTTTTACTGAAGTAACGAGGCGGGGAATTTATGATAAAGCGAAGAGCGAATAAGAAAGGATTTCATATTAGAGCATCGGCTTTACTTTTGATGCTCTTTGGATTGATAGGCGCTGTGGCTCATGCCCAAACGCCGCCGGTCGTATCCGATATCCCGGACCAGACCGTCGCTGAAGGAGCGCTTTTTACGACTATCAACCTCGATAACTTTGTCACTGACGCCGAAAGCACTCCCGACCAGATAACCTGGACATATTCGGGAAATATCGAACTGACGG encodes the following:
- a CDS encoding Ig-like domain-containing protein, with product MIKRRANKKGFHIRASALLLMLFGLIGAVAHAQTPPVVSDIPDQTVAEGALFTTINLDNFVTDAESTPDQITWTYSGNIELTVSIDLNRVATITIPNADWNGSETITFTATDPDLLSDSDPAT